A genomic window from Ruminiclostridium cellulolyticum H10 includes:
- a CDS encoding dihydrofolate reductase, translating to MISMIWAMGRNNALGCKNRMPWYIPADFAYFKKVTMGKPVIMGRKTFESIGKPLPGRKNIVITRDTGYDPQGCIVVNSIEKAMEYTEEKEVFIIGGAEIYKEFLPIADRLYITLIEKEFEADAFFPEIDYSKWKQISCETGIKDEKNPYEYKWLVYERVKQ from the coding sequence ATGATTTCAATGATATGGGCTATGGGCCGCAACAACGCCCTTGGATGTAAAAACAGAATGCCCTGGTACATTCCCGCAGATTTTGCATATTTCAAAAAAGTTACAATGGGAAAACCGGTCATTATGGGGAGAAAAACTTTTGAATCTATCGGTAAACCTTTACCGGGCAGAAAGAACATAGTAATTACTCGAGACACAGGATATGATCCACAAGGCTGTATTGTGGTTAATTCTATAGAAAAAGCCATGGAGTATACAGAAGAAAAGGAAGTCTTTATAATAGGGGGAGCAGAAATATACAAAGAATTTCTTCCTATTGCAGACAGACTATATATAACTCTGATAGAAAAAGAGTTTGAAGCGGATGCATTTTTCCCGGAAATAGACTATAGTAAGTGGAAGCAGATATCCTGCGAAACAGGAATCAAGGATGAAAAAAATCCATATGAGTATAAGTGGTTGGTATACGAAAGAGTTAAACAATAA
- the infC gene encoding translation initiation factor IF-3 yields the protein MINEEIRDKEVRLIDADGTMIGILATKEAQKLANSKNLDLVKIAPQGVPPVCKIMDYGKYLFELAKKEKEARKNQKIISIKEVRFSPSIENHDFEFKVKNAYKFLKDGDKVKVSVKFRGREMHYTSIGNQILDKFAEAVKDVGTVERRPKLEGKSMIMILNPKQ from the coding sequence ATGATCAATGAGGAAATAAGGGACAAAGAAGTTAGACTTATTGATGCTGATGGTACTATGATAGGTATATTAGCAACTAAGGAAGCCCAAAAACTTGCGAATTCAAAAAACCTTGACCTGGTAAAGATTGCTCCACAGGGAGTACCGCCGGTCTGTAAAATAATGGACTATGGTAAATATTTGTTTGAACTTGCCAAGAAAGAGAAGGAAGCAAGGAAAAATCAGAAGATCATAAGCATAAAAGAAGTTAGATTTTCCCCTTCTATTGAAAACCATGACTTTGAATTCAAAGTTAAGAATGCATATAAGTTCTTAAAGGATGGAGATAAGGTTAAGGTTTCCGTTAAATTTAGGGGAAGGGAAATGCATTACACCTCAATAGGCAACCAAATTCTCGACAAGTTTGCAGAAGCAGTAAAAGATGTTGGAACAGTTGAGAGAAGACCAAAACTTGAAGGCAAAAGTATGATAATGATACTTAATCCAAAGCAGTAG
- the rpmI gene encoding 50S ribosomal protein L35 → MPKLKTHSASKKRFRVTATGKIKRGQAWRNHRLISKSRKAKKHHRLGAYVSAAQEATIKKLIPYK, encoded by the coding sequence ATGCCAAAGTTAAAGACACATAGTGCATCTAAAAAAAGATTTAGAGTTACAGCTACAGGTAAGATTAAAAGAGGCCAGGCTTGGAGAAACCACAGGCTTATATCAAAGTCTAGGAAGGCTAAAAAGCATCATAGATTAGGTGCATACGTTTCAGCTGCACAAGAAGCTACTATCAAAAAACTTATTCCATATAAATAG
- the rplT gene encoding 50S ribosomal protein L20 gives MARVKGAVRTRARHKKILKLAKGYFGAKSKLFRMANQAVMKSLNYAYNDRRAKKRDFRKLWIARINAAARINGLTYSRFISGLRKSGIELNRKVLADLAVNDAAAFAQLAETAKAAK, from the coding sequence ATGGCAAGAGTTAAAGGTGCGGTTAGAACCCGTGCAAGACATAAAAAGATACTAAAGCTTGCAAAAGGATATTTTGGTGCAAAGAGCAAGTTGTTTAGAATGGCAAACCAAGCTGTAATGAAATCCTTGAACTATGCTTACAACGATAGAAGAGCAAAGAAGAGAGATTTCAGAAAGCTTTGGATCGCAAGAATTAACGCTGCTGCAAGAATAAACGGTTTAACATATAGCAGATTTATCAGCGGTTTAAGGAAATCAGGAATAGAACTTAATAGAAAAGTTCTTGCTGATTTGGCAGTTAACGATGCAGCTGCATTTGCACAGCTGGCAGAGACTGCTAAAGCTGCCAAATAA